TCCCTTCGCCGACATCGACGACTTCCGGGCGAAGATCGGCAAGCACGCCTCGGAGCCGGAGGCCTCCCGCCTGGCGCGGTACGTGACCGTCAACTAACGGACCCGTCCGCTACGGCGCGGACCCGTTCATCACGATCAGGATCAGGCCCAGGGTCATGCTTGCCGCGGGCGGCAACCGGACCCTGGCGCTTCCCTCGCCCAGGAGACGTATCCCCATGAGCGCGCCCACCAGGATGCTGATCTCGCGCGCGGGCGCGATGTGGCTCACCGGGGTGATCTGCAACGCCGTCAGCACGAGGATGTAGGCCAGGGGGTTCAGCAGCGCCACGCCCAGGGCCTCGCGCCGGTGGTCCCGCCAGGCGCCGCGCAACTCCCGCCGGCGGCGCAAGGCCACCGGCGCCAGCAACACGGAGCGGCCGCAGTTGGTGCCCCAATCCAGCAGCAAGGGCGCGATGGACATCGCGGTGACCGCGTTCTTGTCCCACAGCGTATAGCTGGCGATCACCACGCCGGTGGCCAGACCGTACAACACCGCCGGCCGCGACGGCCTTTGGGCACGGGCCCACCCGCCCCCGCCACTGAGCACGAAGACACCCAGGATGATGAATGTCCCGCCAACGAGGACGCCGGCCGGGGGACGTTCCCCGAGAAGCAGCATCGCGCCGATGACGGCCAGGAAAGGCCCGGTACCCCGCGCCAGCGGATAGACCACCGACAGGTCGCCGGCGCGGTAGCCGCGCTGGAGGACCGTGTAATAGAGCGTGTGCAGCACGCTGCTGCCGGCGATCACCGCGACCACGGTGGCGTCCACGGCAATGGGACGATACCAGCTCAAGGCCAGCACCGCGGGCAGGTACAGGACCACGGACAGCACCGCGAACAGCCACTGGAACACCGGGCCGCCCTCGGCTCGTTTCAGCAGAAGGTTCCAGGTGGCGTGGATGAAGGCGGCCGCCAGGAGGAGGCCGAGGGCGAAAAGAGTCACTGTCCTTCCTGACCGAGCGCCTGTGCTTCGGCGGCCCTGTAGGGCGACCACCCGGTCGCCTGTTCCTGGTACGACGCAACTACTCCGACAGACACCTAGACCTGATCGGGTGCTTCTGGCAAGAAGGTGGGGCCATGGGGGAGGAACAACTCGCGGTCCGCATCGTCCGGCGCATCAACGGGGTGTCGCGGGAGGCGTGGGACTCGTTGGTGCGCGACGGTTCGCCGTTCATGCGCTGGGACTGGCTGGACAGCCTGGAGGCCACGGACTGCGTGTGCGACAAGACCGGCTGGGCGCCGCACCACCTCGTGGTCGAGAGGGGCAAGGACATCCTCGGCGCCTGCCCCATGTACCTCAAGTCCCACAGCATGGGGGAGTTCGTCTTCGACCACCAGTGGGCCTCGTACGCCATGCAGGCGGGCATCCAGTACTATCCCAAGATGCTCGTGGGCGTGCCTTTCACACCGGTGGCGGGATCGCGCTTCCTCACCGCCCCCGGCGTCAACCGCGAAGGCATCATCGCCGTGCTCGGCCGGGCGCTGGTGGAGATCTGCCGCGGCAACGAGTTGTCGTCCATCCACATCAACTTCTGCGACCAGGACGAGATGGAAGCGCTGGAGGACCTCGACTTCATCCCCAAGATCGGGCTCCAGTTCCACTGGCAGAACCGCGACTACGACACCTTCGACGACTACCTGGGCGCCTTCCGGAGTGACCGCCGCAACAAGATCAAGCGCGAGCGACGTGAGCTGGACAACCAGGGCATCCAGATCCGCGCGCTCCCTTACGACGAGATCACCCCGGATATTCAGCGCACCATGTTCGAGCTGTACAAGCACCACATCGACCGCCTCTACTACGGCCACCAGTACCTGAAGGGCCGCTTCTTCGACGAGTTGCTGAAGCGGCCCTACCCGTTCCTCTGCCCCATCGTCGCCCAACGCGACGGCCGCATCATCGCCGGCACCTTCAACATCCGCGGCCCCGACGCCCTCTACGGCCGCTACTGGGGCTCCTTCGAGGAGCACCGCTACCTGCACTTCAA
The window above is part of the Deltaproteobacteria bacterium genome. Proteins encoded here:
- a CDS encoding GNAT family N-acetyltransferase, producing MGEEQLAVRIVRRINGVSREAWDSLVRDGSPFMRWDWLDSLEATDCVCDKTGWAPHHLVVERGKDILGACPMYLKSHSMGEFVFDHQWASYAMQAGIQYYPKMLVGVPFTPVAGSRFLTAPGVNREGIIAVLGRALVEICRGNELSSIHINFCDQDEMEALEDLDFIPKIGLQFHWQNRDYDTFDDYLGAFRSDRRNKIKRERRELDNQGIQIRALPYDEITPDIQRTMFELYKHHIDRLYYGHQYLKGRFFDELLKRPYPFLCPIVAQRDGRIIAGTFNIRGPDALYGRYWGSFEEHRYLHFNVCYYAAIEHCIDESLVRFEAGAGGSFKTLRGLEAAKTYSAHYVSNKRFREALERYLREERSETLARQEYLLDGSPLKKEERD